A window of the Nisaea acidiphila genome harbors these coding sequences:
- a CDS encoding multicopper oxidase family protein translates to MSAVTRRDLLIGSAALAGASGLTALAAHRVFAAVDDKLSISRLTHEIVKGKPTVEMMSFAADGPPPVIRMRQGERFAIEVANRLGEDTTVHWHGLRIDNAMDGVPYLTQAPIRDGTSFRYSFTPPDAGTFWYHPHCNTLEQMARGMTGMLVVEDAEDPGFDSDLPLNIRDFRIGSEGQFLEFYKARNTARGGTLGTVNTVNWQIDPVYNVEAGTLVRLRMAVTDLTRIGQYSVKGGEARLIALDSHGLPAPVAPERIEMAPGQRADIALRVPDHEGEEVELILERPTTPVRLARFRATGASARRQLAELKPLAPNPVAEPDLANAELQEYVFGWSPGGDAPANPICGSLGYLFWSINRIAWQGDFPDPLAPLGVMKQGRSYILRLRNETPYDHPIHLHGLTFRLLRSNKREIAPLWTDTALLRAEETMEVGLVADNPGDWAFHCHVIEHQKTGLAGFLRVDA, encoded by the coding sequence ATGAGTGCTGTCACCCGCCGCGATCTGCTGATCGGCTCCGCCGCCCTCGCCGGCGCCTCGGGACTGACCGCCCTTGCCGCGCACCGGGTCTTTGCCGCCGTCGACGACAAGCTCTCGATCAGCCGCCTGACGCACGAGATTGTGAAAGGCAAGCCGACCGTGGAGATGATGAGTTTCGCCGCCGACGGCCCGCCGCCGGTAATCCGCATGCGCCAGGGCGAGCGTTTCGCCATCGAGGTCGCGAACCGGCTCGGCGAGGACACGACCGTGCACTGGCATGGGCTGCGGATCGACAACGCGATGGACGGGGTGCCGTACCTGACGCAGGCGCCGATCAGAGACGGTACCAGTTTCCGCTACAGCTTCACCCCGCCGGACGCGGGCACCTTCTGGTATCACCCGCATTGCAACACGCTGGAACAGATGGCCCGCGGCATGACCGGAATGCTGGTGGTCGAGGATGCGGAGGATCCGGGCTTCGACAGCGATCTGCCGCTCAACATCCGCGACTTCCGGATCGGCAGCGAAGGCCAGTTCCTCGAATTCTACAAGGCCCGCAATACCGCACGCGGCGGAACGCTCGGCACGGTGAACACCGTCAACTGGCAAATCGACCCAGTCTACAACGTCGAGGCCGGAACGCTCGTGCGCCTACGCATGGCGGTGACCGACCTGACCCGGATCGGGCAATATAGCGTGAAGGGCGGAGAGGCGAGATTGATCGCGCTAGACTCCCACGGCCTCCCCGCACCAGTCGCTCCCGAGCGCATCGAGATGGCACCCGGACAGCGCGCGGACATCGCGCTGCGCGTGCCTGACCACGAGGGCGAGGAGGTCGAACTGATCCTCGAGCGACCTACGACCCCGGTCCGCCTTGCCCGTTTCCGCGCGACCGGCGCGAGCGCGAGACGGCAGCTCGCCGAGCTGAAGCCGCTTGCCCCAAACCCGGTCGCCGAGCCCGATCTCGCCAATGCCGAGTTGCAGGAATATGTCTTCGGCTGGTCGCCCGGCGGCGATGCCCCGGCGAACCCGATCTGCGGCAGCCTCGGCTATCTTTTCTGGTCTATCAACCGGATCGCTTGGCAAGGCGATTTCCCCGATCCCCTCGCCCCGCTCGGCGTGATGAAACAGGGCAGGAGCTACATCCTCCGCCTACGCAACGAGACGCCGTATGACCACCCGATCCACCTGCACGGCCTGACTTTCCGCCTGCTCCGCTCTAACAAGCGCGAGATCGCGCCGCTCTGGACCGACACGGCTCTGCTGCGGGCCGAGGAGACCATGGAAGTCGGTCTCGTCGCCGACAACCCGGGCGACTGGGCCTTCCATTGCCACGTCATCGAGCACCAGAAGACCGGCCTGGCAGGGTTCCTGAGGGTGGATGCCTAA
- the gor gene encoding glutathione-disulfide reductase gives MSDYDFDLITIGAGSGGVRASRLASSFGAKVAVVEEVREGGTCVLRGCVPKKLFVYGSHFGHDMEDGAGYGWSAGNLAHDWPKMIAAKEKELDRLHGIYVGLLENAGVTRINGRGTVVDAHTVAVGDKRYTAEKILIAVGGWPSIPEVEGAEHAITSNEALELPERPERIVIVGSGFIAVEFAGIFNAFGSETHLVYRADKVLRGFDEEVRDTLTQEMSKKGMHLHPGILPDRIEKAGTAYRVHMNDGSVIEADKVMYATGRHPNTKGLGLAEAGVELDRKGAVVVNEWSQTSVPSIYAVGDVTDRINLTPVAIAEGHSFAETQFNNNPRQADHSDVPSAVFSQPPVGTVGLTEAEARETYGAVDVYVAGFRPMKYTLTDNPERGMQKLIVDRASDRVVGAHMVGLDAPEIIQGIGIAIKAGATKAEFDATIGIHPTAAEEFVTMRTKRPDPEERQAAE, from the coding sequence GTGTCCGACTACGATTTCGACCTCATCACCATTGGCGCCGGCTCCGGCGGCGTGCGCGCCAGTCGTCTCGCATCCTCCTTCGGGGCAAAGGTCGCCGTGGTCGAGGAAGTGCGCGAGGGCGGGACCTGCGTGCTGCGCGGCTGCGTGCCGAAGAAGCTCTTCGTCTACGGCTCCCATTTCGGTCACGACATGGAAGACGGCGCGGGCTACGGCTGGTCGGCGGGGAACCTCGCGCATGACTGGCCGAAGATGATCGCCGCCAAGGAAAAGGAACTCGACCGGCTGCACGGGATCTATGTCGGCCTGCTGGAGAATGCCGGGGTCACGCGGATCAACGGGCGCGGCACGGTGGTGGACGCCCATACGGTCGCGGTCGGCGACAAGCGCTACACGGCGGAGAAGATCCTGATCGCGGTGGGCGGCTGGCCGAGCATTCCCGAGGTCGAGGGCGCGGAGCACGCGATCACCTCGAACGAGGCGCTGGAACTGCCGGAGCGCCCGGAGCGCATCGTCATCGTCGGCTCCGGCTTCATCGCCGTCGAGTTCGCCGGGATCTTCAATGCCTTCGGCTCGGAGACCCATCTGGTCTACCGCGCCGACAAGGTGCTGCGCGGCTTCGACGAGGAGGTGCGCGACACCCTGACCCAGGAGATGTCCAAGAAAGGCATGCATCTCCATCCGGGCATCCTGCCGGACCGGATCGAGAAGGCCGGCACGGCCTACAGGGTGCACATGAACGACGGCTCGGTGATCGAGGCGGACAAGGTAATGTACGCGACCGGCCGGCATCCGAACACCAAGGGGCTCGGCCTCGCGGAAGCCGGCGTCGAGCTGGACCGCAAGGGCGCCGTCGTGGTGAACGAGTGGTCGCAGACCTCGGTGCCGAGCATCTACGCGGTCGGAGACGTGACCGACCGGATCAACCTGACGCCGGTCGCCATTGCCGAGGGCCATTCCTTCGCCGAGACCCAGTTCAACAACAATCCGCGCCAGGCGGACCACAGCGACGTGCCGAGCGCCGTCTTCAGCCAGCCCCCGGTCGGAACGGTAGGCCTGACGGAAGCCGAGGCGCGCGAGACCTACGGCGCCGTCGACGTCTATGTCGCCGGATTCCGGCCGATGAAATACACGCTGACCGACAATCCGGAGCGCGGCATGCAGAAGCTGATCGTCGACCGGGCCTCCGACCGCGTGGTCGGCGCCCATATGGTCGGGCTCGACGCGCCAGAGATCATCCAGGGCATTGGCATCGCCATCAAGGCAGGCGCGACCAAGGCCGAGTTCGACGCCACCATCGGGATCCATCCGACGGCGGCGGAGGAGTTCGTCACCATGCGCACCAAGCGCCCTGATCCGGAAGAGCGCCAGGCCGCGGAATAG
- a CDS encoding class II 3-deoxy-7-phosphoheptulonate synthase: MAGTWSPDSWRGKPIKQVPSYPDAARLAAVEKELSGYPTLVFAGEAQRLKASLGKVADGEAFLLQGGDCAESFAEFSPNNIRDTFRVLLQMAVVLTFGAAVPIVKVGRLAGQFAKPRSSDTETIGGVELPSYRGDMVNAIEFEEGSRVPDPDRLLKVYNQSASTLNLLRAFAQGGFANLEQIHRWTLGFVEKSPQGERFENLVQRIDEALEFMRACGITPENNQQLRETEFYTSHEALLLGYEQAMTRKDTITGQGGWYSTSAHMLWVGDRTRQADGAHIEYLRGIQNPIGMKCGPSLDTDDMLRLIDILNPQNEAGRLTLIVRVGAGEVDKHLPRFIRAVEKEGKNVVWSCDPMHGNTVKASSGYKTRPFDRILSEVKEFFEVHQAEGTHAGGVHFELTGQDVTECIGGAQAITDEALADRYHTHCDPRLNASQSLELAFLIADMMKKSRASDAAGSLAAAS; the protein is encoded by the coding sequence ATGGCCGGCACCTGGAGCCCCGATAGCTGGCGCGGCAAACCGATCAAGCAGGTCCCCTCCTATCCGGACGCGGCGCGTCTGGCGGCGGTGGAGAAGGAACTGAGCGGCTATCCGACACTCGTTTTTGCAGGTGAGGCGCAGCGCCTGAAAGCGTCGCTCGGCAAGGTCGCCGACGGCGAGGCCTTCCTGCTGCAGGGCGGCGACTGCGCCGAGAGCTTTGCCGAATTCTCCCCGAACAACATTCGCGACACTTTCCGCGTGCTGCTGCAGATGGCCGTGGTGCTGACTTTCGGCGCGGCCGTGCCGATCGTGAAGGTCGGCCGTCTTGCCGGTCAGTTCGCCAAGCCGCGTTCTTCCGATACGGAAACGATCGGCGGCGTCGAGCTGCCGAGCTATCGCGGCGACATGGTGAACGCGATCGAGTTCGAAGAGGGCTCGCGCGTTCCCGATCCCGACCGGCTGCTCAAGGTCTACAACCAGTCGGCCTCGACCCTGAACCTGCTGCGCGCTTTCGCCCAGGGCGGCTTCGCCAATCTGGAGCAGATCCATCGCTGGACTCTCGGCTTCGTCGAGAAATCGCCGCAGGGAGAGCGTTTCGAAAACCTGGTGCAGCGTATCGACGAGGCGCTCGAATTCATGCGCGCCTGCGGCATCACGCCGGAGAACAACCAGCAGCTCCGGGAGACCGAGTTCTATACCAGTCACGAGGCCCTGCTGCTCGGCTACGAGCAGGCGATGACCCGCAAGGACACCATCACGGGCCAGGGCGGATGGTACAGCACCTCGGCGCATATGCTCTGGGTTGGCGACCGCACCCGCCAGGCGGACGGCGCGCATATCGAATACTTGCGCGGGATCCAGAATCCGATCGGTATGAAATGCGGCCCGAGCCTCGACACCGACGACATGCTGCGGCTGATCGACATCCTCAACCCGCAGAACGAAGCCGGCCGGCTGACCCTGATCGTACGCGTCGGCGCGGGCGAGGTGGACAAGCACCTGCCGCGCTTCATCCGCGCGGTGGAGAAGGAAGGCAAGAACGTCGTCTGGTCCTGCGATCCGATGCATGGCAACACGGTGAAAGCCTCCAGCGGCTACAAGACCCGGCCGTTCGACCGTATTCTTTCCGAGGTAAAGGAGTTCTTCGAAGTGCATCAGGCCGAAGGTACCCATGCCGGCGGCGTGCATTTCGAGCTCACCGGCCAGGATGTGACCGAGTGCATCGGGGGCGCCCAGGCGATCACCGACGAGGCGCTCGCGGACCGCTATCACACCCACTGCGACCCGCGTCTGAATGCGAGCCAATCGTTGGAGCTTGCTTTCCTGATCGCTGACATGATGAAGAAGAGCAGGGCCAGCGACGCGGCCGGCTCTTTGGCGGCGGCCTCCTGA
- a CDS encoding nicotinate phosphoribosyltransferase produces the protein MDGSDGIAALTPDETPRTVVHPAESELPRFVDKYFLRTKEVVAKFGDVDVTYAVFMRRPVTSAPRLAMQWLERMAKARGVEIRIDLKQKEGSWVGAGEPIMYVSGSLYHLIDLETQFLQKLGACCVAAYNAYVMCAEMQKTAFLAMDARHCAGTEMAEMMAYGASVGSAKAQRKLGAVGFIGNASDETAHFFDKDRGYGTMPHALIGYAGSTVRAAEMFHETHPEENLTVLVDYFGQEFTDALAVCRRYPELAAEGRVAVRLDTHGGRYVEGMDIGMSYQVLDRNAPQAIRGYRTDNELRYLIGTGVSAAAIWHMRERLDRDGFKAVKIVASSGFSPEKCRVMALANAPIDVIGTGSYLPEKWSETYATADIVNYGGEERVKVGREFLLEKTRTEHRET, from the coding sequence ATGGACGGCTCTGACGGGATTGCGGCTCTGACGCCGGACGAGACGCCGCGCACGGTGGTTCATCCGGCGGAATCCGAGCTGCCGCGCTTCGTCGACAAGTACTTTCTGCGGACCAAGGAAGTGGTCGCCAAGTTCGGCGACGTGGATGTGACCTATGCCGTCTTCATGCGGCGTCCGGTCACCTCCGCGCCGCGGCTGGCGATGCAATGGCTGGAGCGCATGGCGAAGGCCCGCGGCGTCGAGATCCGGATCGATCTGAAGCAGAAGGAAGGCTCCTGGGTCGGCGCCGGCGAGCCGATCATGTATGTCTCCGGTTCGCTCTATCACCTGATCGATCTTGAGACCCAGTTCCTGCAGAAGCTCGGGGCCTGCTGCGTTGCCGCCTACAACGCCTATGTGATGTGCGCGGAAATGCAGAAGACCGCCTTCCTCGCCATGGATGCGCGGCACTGCGCCGGTACCGAGATGGCAGAGATGATGGCCTATGGCGCCAGCGTCGGCTCCGCGAAGGCGCAGCGCAAGCTGGGAGCCGTCGGTTTTATCGGCAACGCTTCGGATGAGACCGCCCATTTCTTCGACAAGGATCGGGGCTACGGCACCATGCCGCACGCCCTGATCGGCTATGCGGGCTCCACGGTGCGTGCGGCCGAGATGTTCCACGAGACCCATCCGGAAGAGAACCTGACGGTTCTGGTCGATTATTTCGGCCAGGAATTCACCGATGCGCTGGCGGTTTGCCGCCGCTATCCGGAACTCGCCGCCGAGGGCCGGGTCGCGGTGCGCCTCGACACCCATGGCGGGCGCTATGTCGAGGGCATGGATATCGGCATGTCCTACCAGGTGCTGGACCGGAACGCCCCGCAGGCGATCCGCGGTTACCGGACCGACAACGAGCTGCGCTACCTGATCGGCACCGGCGTGTCGGCGGCAGCGATCTGGCATATGCGCGAGCGGCTCGACCGGGACGGTTTCAAGGCGGTGAAGATTGTCGCCTCAAGTGGTTTCTCGCCGGAGAAGTGCCGTGTCATGGCGCTCGCCAATGCGCCGATTGACGTTATCGGCACGGGTTCCTATCTCCCTGAGAAATGGAGCGAGACCTACGCGACCGCGGATATCGTCAACTATGGCGGCGAGGAACGTGTTAAGGTCGGCCGCGAGTTTCTGCTGGAAAAGACCCGAACCGAACATCGTGAAACCTAA
- a CDS encoding glutamine amidotransferase-related protein, which produces MKPKVLIVLHQKTSTPGHVGVLLEERGYELDKRCPCIGHELPDHLDDHEGVVVFGGPMSANDCHMDGIRAELDFMEVVLREKKPYFGICLGGQILARALGAKVYLHDEGHVEVGYTKIHPTEQGRPFFEQSDHFYQWHKEGFDIPDGARLLAEGTRFPNQAYLYGENALGIQFHPEITLEMIQRWTAGAAHRMELPGAQPKEAHLKGFELFFEDIDRWGRATLDWLGMRGSKAALADAAD; this is translated from the coding sequence GTGAAACCTAAAGTCCTCATCGTCCTGCACCAGAAGACCTCCACACCGGGGCATGTCGGCGTGCTCCTGGAGGAGCGCGGCTATGAGCTCGACAAACGCTGTCCCTGCATCGGGCATGAGCTGCCGGACCATCTGGACGATCACGAGGGCGTGGTAGTGTTCGGCGGTCCGATGAGCGCCAACGACTGCCATATGGACGGCATCCGCGCCGAGCTCGACTTCATGGAGGTCGTGCTGCGCGAGAAGAAGCCCTATTTCGGCATCTGCCTCGGCGGCCAGATCCTGGCCCGGGCGCTTGGCGCCAAGGTCTATCTGCATGACGAGGGGCATGTCGAGGTCGGTTACACGAAGATCCATCCGACAGAGCAGGGCCGGCCTTTCTTCGAGCAGTCGGATCACTTCTACCAGTGGCACAAGGAAGGGTTCGACATTCCGGACGGCGCGCGGCTGCTGGCCGAGGGTACCCGCTTTCCGAACCAGGCTTACCTTTACGGCGAAAATGCGCTCGGTATTCAGTTCCACCCGGAGATCACGCTGGAGATGATCCAGCGCTGGACGGCTGGCGCGGCGCATCGGATGGAGCTTCCGGGCGCCCAGCCCAAGGAAGCGCATCTGAAGGGCTTCGAGCTGTTCTTCGAGGATATCGACCGCTGGGGCCGGGCGACGCTCGACTGGCTCGGCATGCGCGGTTCTAAGGCCGCATTGGCCGACGCGGCGGACTGA
- a CDS encoding class I SAM-dependent methyltransferase translates to MKLNIGCGFRKMDGYTNVDFFKECDPDILLNLEETPWPFETGSISEVAAIHVLEHLGEQRSVFFNIIKEIYRVLKHDGLFRVSVPHYMHRSYYSDPTHVRTFTSGTFEMLSKEQNRDWARRNVNVTMLALMLDVDFETVEVNYGFDPVWNEKLRKGEISQEKLREIATQQWGVIQELNILMKARKADIETNGKEV, encoded by the coding sequence ATGAAACTGAATATCGGCTGCGGCTTCCGCAAGATGGACGGCTATACGAACGTCGATTTTTTCAAGGAATGCGACCCGGACATCCTCTTGAACCTCGAAGAGACGCCCTGGCCTTTCGAAACCGGTTCGATCTCCGAAGTGGCTGCGATCCATGTTCTTGAGCACCTGGGCGAGCAACGGTCGGTGTTTTTCAACATCATCAAGGAAATCTACCGCGTGCTGAAACATGACGGTCTCTTCCGGGTCTCAGTGCCGCACTACATGCATCGCAGCTATTACTCGGATCCGACACATGTCCGGACCTTTACCTCCGGCACCTTCGAGATGCTGAGCAAGGAGCAGAACCGGGACTGGGCCCGGCGGAACGTGAACGTGACAATGCTGGCGCTCATGCTCGATGTCGATTTCGAGACCGTCGAGGTCAATTACGGCTTCGATCCCGTCTGGAACGAAAAGCTGCGCAAAGGCGAAATCTCGCAGGAGAAGCTTCGGGAGATCGCGACGCAGCAATGGGGCGTGATCCAGGAACTCAATATCCTGATGAAGGCCCGGAAGGCCGACATCGAGACCAACGGCAAGGAGGTATAG
- a CDS encoding glutathione S-transferase family protein translates to MKLLGQPNSINVRKVLWTCAELGLAPEIETWGGDRGSTHDQEFLTINPKGLVPVLLDGDLTLSESNTICRYLATRENRAGLLPADPEKRALVESWMDWQAAELNGAWKAAFMGLVRKDPNFSDSEIQLASVRTWNAQMALLEEHLASHDPYICGANLTLADIVLALSTNRWEMTPMEKPILPNIANWMERLSKRPGFRAHCRNGVP, encoded by the coding sequence ATGAAACTTCTGGGACAACCAAACTCCATCAATGTTCGCAAAGTGCTCTGGACCTGCGCTGAGCTTGGGCTTGCCCCCGAGATTGAGACATGGGGCGGAGATCGAGGATCTACGCACGATCAGGAATTCCTCACGATCAATCCCAAGGGACTTGTTCCCGTGCTCCTCGACGGCGACCTGACCCTTTCAGAGTCGAACACGATCTGCCGCTATCTCGCAACTCGGGAAAATCGCGCCGGCCTGCTTCCTGCCGATCCAGAGAAACGGGCGCTGGTCGAGAGCTGGATGGACTGGCAGGCGGCTGAACTGAACGGCGCCTGGAAGGCCGCTTTCATGGGCTTAGTACGGAAGGACCCGAACTTCTCGGACTCAGAAATACAGCTGGCGAGCGTCCGCACCTGGAACGCTCAGATGGCACTTTTGGAAGAACATCTCGCCTCCCACGATCCATATATATGCGGCGCCAACCTTACACTCGCCGATATCGTCCTCGCCCTTTCGACCAATCGCTGGGAAATGACGCCCATGGAAAAACCCATTCTTCCGAACATAGCGAACTGGATGGAGCGGCTGTCGAAGCGGCCTGGGTTTCGCGCGCATTGCCGAAACGGGGTACCATAG
- a CDS encoding gamma carbonic anhydrase family protein — MILDNGELSPKIDATARIAPNAVVSGDVTIGPRVSVGFGAVIVAESGPVKIGGNTVIMENTVLRGVRSSPLTIADNVLVGPRAYLSGCRIGPEVFLATGASVFNGAEISKRCEVRINGTVHIRTRLPAGSTVPIGWVAVGDPAKILPPDRHDEIWDVQKDLDFPGFVFGVGRPENGQSIMPEVMPRYAASLRRRHAADTGKGKRRNGPIKE; from the coding sequence ATGATCCTCGACAACGGCGAACTCTCACCGAAAATCGATGCCACCGCCCGTATCGCCCCCAACGCCGTCGTCAGCGGCGATGTGACGATCGGACCGCGCGTATCCGTAGGCTTCGGCGCGGTCATCGTCGCCGAGAGCGGCCCCGTCAAGATCGGCGGCAACACCGTCATCATGGAGAACACCGTGCTCCGCGGCGTCCGGAGCAGCCCGCTGACGATCGCGGACAACGTCCTGGTGGGACCGCGGGCCTATTTGAGCGGTTGCCGGATCGGCCCCGAGGTTTTCCTAGCCACCGGCGCAAGCGTCTTCAACGGCGCGGAGATCTCGAAAAGATGCGAGGTACGGATCAACGGCACGGTCCATATTCGCACGCGGCTTCCGGCCGGATCGACCGTCCCGATCGGCTGGGTTGCCGTGGGCGACCCGGCAAAAATCCTGCCGCCGGACCGGCATGACGAGATCTGGGACGTGCAGAAGGACCTCGATTTCCCTGGCTTCGTGTTCGGCGTCGGGCGCCCGGAAAACGGCCAGTCGATCATGCCGGAGGTGATGCCGCGCTATGCCGCCAGCCTGCGCAGGCGCCACGCTGCGGATACCGGGAAAGGAAAGCGGCGAAACGGGCCTATAAAGGAATAA
- a CDS encoding MarR family winged helix-turn-helix transcriptional regulator → MNTKLLANHLGALATALGDRVSARVPGSESSRALLATLAHWEPVSATDLARIVGLSQPAATRALEKLRAEGLVDWPASGRTRPVNLTPHGREIAAAQEQARYDVLSDAISALSDNEQEVLETALINMLARLTESPAAARHLCRFCDHGLCDGPACPVGTRARALAGTEREAGAP, encoded by the coding sequence ATGAATACAAAACTCCTTGCCAACCATCTTGGAGCCCTTGCAACAGCCCTCGGCGACCGGGTGAGCGCCCGGGTTCCGGGCTCGGAGAGTTCCCGTGCCCTGCTCGCGACGCTCGCGCACTGGGAGCCGGTATCGGCGACGGACCTCGCGCGGATCGTCGGCCTGTCGCAGCCTGCCGCGACCCGCGCACTGGAAAAGCTCCGCGCCGAGGGTCTTGTGGACTGGCCGGCAAGCGGGCGGACCCGCCCGGTCAACCTCACGCCACACGGGCGGGAAATCGCCGCGGCACAAGAACAGGCGCGCTACGATGTTCTGAGCGACGCGATCAGTGCATTGAGTGACAACGAGCAGGAGGTCCTCGAAACCGCCCTGATAAACATGCTGGCTCGTCTGACCGAGAGCCCCGCCGCCGCCCGGCACCTCTGCCGCTTCTGCGACCATGGGCTCTGCGACGGACCGGCCTGCCCCGTGGGAACGCGGGCCCGAGCTCTTGCGGGCACCGAACGAGAGGCAGGAGCCCCATGA
- a CDS encoding ABC transporter substrate-binding protein, whose amino-acid sequence MELSKLLLRAGAIALTAAIPLAAPAKAETSIGVLRTIDTDRYDPHTSTSRATAEVMFMMGDTLVALGPDMKTIHPLLAKSWTVSEDGKLYTFKLRDDVTFCSGKKLTAKDVKATIDRWIAHPKGVVKNRMGDVKEVRAVDDYTVEYELSQPYSELLYQMTQHFHTILNVEDVEKLGDDFGVKGFDGSGPYCFDSWEPRNQLVMKKHEGYNWGPDFYANQGPAKIDTVTWKIVPEENNRVAGIQTGQGDVTQYLPYWSIDQLQANPQISVTSPPFYFWTYYVGFKITRDIVDDLAVRKALNLAVDQKALAEGPFFGKAEAAYAYTHSGTLDYAADQVDESLFGFDPEKAGAILDQAGWAMGDDGFRHKDGKKLELVAYSFANIWRQVMEAIQGDFRKIGVDLKVEVFDATVIWGKLKTQDFDLYTMSYPYVSAGDALNLYFPSGNMPTPNRMNWDDKETDQWLLEGRGALTDADRAAAYAKIQKKVHDAVVWIPVVHEPMFVAAGPRLKPVEAHGIYGAGLYKGLSLELK is encoded by the coding sequence ATGGAACTCAGCAAGTTGCTGCTGCGGGCCGGGGCGATCGCCTTGACCGCGGCGATTCCGCTGGCGGCGCCCGCCAAGGCGGAAACCTCGATCGGCGTGCTGCGCACGATCGATACCGACCGCTACGACCCGCACACCTCGACCTCGCGCGCGACGGCCGAGGTCATGTTCATGATGGGCGATACACTGGTGGCGCTCGGACCGGACATGAAGACGATCCATCCTCTGCTCGCCAAATCCTGGACCGTGTCCGAAGACGGCAAGCTCTATACCTTCAAGCTGCGCGACGACGTCACCTTCTGCAGCGGCAAGAAGCTCACCGCAAAGGATGTGAAAGCGACGATCGACCGGTGGATTGCGCACCCGAAAGGTGTCGTGAAGAACCGCATGGGCGACGTGAAGGAAGTCCGCGCGGTCGACGACTACACCGTGGAATACGAGCTGAGCCAGCCCTATTCCGAGCTGCTCTACCAAATGACGCAGCACTTCCACACGATCCTCAATGTCGAGGACGTAGAGAAACTGGGCGACGATTTTGGCGTGAAGGGCTTCGACGGCTCGGGTCCCTACTGCTTCGACAGCTGGGAGCCGCGCAACCAGCTGGTGATGAAGAAGCACGAGGGCTACAACTGGGGCCCGGACTTCTACGCGAACCAGGGTCCGGCCAAGATCGACACGGTGACCTGGAAGATCGTTCCGGAAGAGAATAACCGGGTCGCCGGCATCCAGACCGGCCAGGGCGACGTGACTCAGTATCTGCCCTACTGGTCGATCGATCAGCTGCAGGCCAACCCGCAGATCTCGGTCACCTCGCCGCCGTTCTATTTCTGGACCTACTATGTCGGCTTCAAGATCACCCGCGACATCGTGGACGATCTCGCGGTCCGCAAGGCGCTGAACCTGGCGGTCGACCAGAAGGCGCTGGCCGAGGGTCCGTTCTTCGGCAAGGCCGAAGCGGCCTACGCCTATACCCATTCTGGCACGCTCGACTACGCCGCCGACCAGGTCGACGAGAGCCTGTTCGGTTTCGACCCGGAGAAAGCGGGCGCGATCCTCGATCAAGCCGGCTGGGCGATGGGCGATGACGGGTTCCGCCACAAGGACGGCAAAAAGCTCGAACTGGTGGCCTACAGCTTCGCCAATATCTGGCGCCAGGTGATGGAGGCGATCCAGGGCGATTTCCGCAAAATCGGTGTCGACCTGAAAGTCGAGGTCTTCGATGCGACGGTCATCTGGGGCAAGCTGAAGACTCAGGACTTCGATCTCTACACCATGAGCTATCCTTACGTTTCCGCCGGCGATGCGCTCAATCTCTACTTCCCGTCCGGCAACATGCCGACGCCGAACCGGATGAACTGGGACGACAAGGAAACGGATCAGTGGCTGCTTGAAGGCCGGGGTGCGCTCACCGACGCGGACCGGGCCGCCGCCTATGCCAAGATCCAGAAGAAGGTCCATGACGCCGTGGTCTGGATCCCGGTCGTGCACGAGCCGATGTTCGTCGCAGCCGGCCCGCGTCTGAAGCCGGTCGAGGCCCACGGCATCTATGGCGCCGGTCTCTACAAGGGGCTCAGCCTCGAGCTGAAGTAA